Below is a window of Flavobacterium sp. CFS9 DNA.
CCTCAGGGGAACAGCAGAGGAACTCGACAGCGGTTTCTTTCAGACCATCACCGCCCCGATGCAGAGCGCTTCGGGACTGATGACCGATATGGAATCCTTTATGAAACAATTGGAGCAGGCAAAAAAGCATTCTGTAAAGGAGAAGGAAAAAGCCGATGCGGAGAAAAAACAGCACCAAGCAAAAGACAAAAAATTCAGCGATGCAATGGCAAAGGCGGAGGAACTGGAAAAACAGGGCAGATTCCGTGAGGCATGGATGAAAGTTCCCGAAGCGGCGGAATTTCCCGACAAAGCCGACGAGATACGCAGAAAGAGAACCTCCCTGTCCGACAGGTTCTCCACTCCAAGCCTCTTCGAGGCTGAGCAGGAAAAGCCCGAACCGCCCAAAGAGGCGCTCTATCCCGAACATGCCGAGATTCATCCCGATGAGGAAATGTCCTTTGAGGAGCAGGATTATGAACAGGAAGAGGAAGAACAAGACGAATACGAATACTAAAAATAGAGCGATATGTTACTAGCAACACACTTACAGCGGGTTTTCATAATCATCGAAAAGGGACAGCAGATAAGGCTGAGCGACCCCGAACCTAGATGGAGCGTCGAGGCGGTGCTGAATTTCTACGCCCCGACGTACCCTATCCTGACGACCTCCAAAATTTCAGCGCCAGTCATCAAGGACGACATGGTCGAATACCGATTCGAAACCGTAATGGGAACTAAAGGATAACTAAATTTCAATGACATGGATTATGCAAAAAAACATCATAGCAGGCACAATCAGCCCGCCACAACGCAAAAGGCAGATGCTTCTGCACCAACAGCTCGGCAGTTTTATGGCTTGGATGCACAGACCAAAAGATGCGGGGGAAATTCAGAAAGACAGACGAAAATCAGTCCCTGTCCGAATGCTTCCGATAATTTTCTGAGAGCGTCATTCCTGCCCAAACTGGAGAAGTGCGAAACCGTACAGCCCCGCAGAGAACTCGAAAAAATGCAGCCGCAGTTCTACAAATCCCTTTCGCATCTGACGGCTCACTACGGCATCACTCCCATGCAGACAGACTGCTTTGAATCCCCTTACAATTTCGCGCTGTCGCTGTGGGATGCGGAGCGGATTCTGAAAAAGCAGTACAAGGACTGCCCCCAAATCAGTCTGATGCAGGACGGTGCGGAAACCTATCTTGCCAGTGAGGAAACCTGCGATACAGGGACGACCCTGTATTACATACCAGTCGAACCGCTTTATTGGATGAGCCACGATGCGAGGTACAAAAGAAATGCCAAACTGCTTTTAAGCGTGTTTTGCTATCTGTACCATATTGCAGATGTCCCCTACTACAGACAGCAGGACAGCTACCTCTACTGGATGTATGAAATGCACAGGGAATGGACGGAGCAGGACGAGGAAGGCGAACAGAGAGAACGCTTTTTGCATGAGTTCGACAGGGCTGAACTTATCGGGGTCTATATAGAAAAAAAGATATACAATCCCATCAGCCTGAGGTTTTTTGGACAGCGCCTGCTCGCCTTCAAATGCCGTGATGCATTCGACAGGGAATGCCTGTCGGCTGCACAAAAAGCGCACAGGCTGTTCAGCGACTATCCCAAAGAGCGCATATTCCGAAACGCCCCCGCCTGCTCTGAGGACGGGCAGGACGAAGAAGAAAGCGAAAGCATCCCGATGCACAAATACATTTCCTTTATTGCGCATACCAAAGGATGGCTCTATGAAACCCTTGAGCAGAGCATCAACAACGAGTTCAACGAATACAGCCAGATGCACGAGCCGACCATCTTCAAAAGATTCAACGATAATGCCGACACGCACCAAAGCCTGGACTTCGAGCGCAGGTTCTTTTCCCTTTTGGATGACTTGTGCGGACTGCTGTATAACTATAAATCAGACGACGATGAATAATGCAAAAGATATTACCAGCCAGTTGGGCGTCCTTTACCATCCAAAGTCCGCACTTGTATTCTATCAGAGCCAGTCTGCGGAAAGGACGGTGTATGTGGAGCATTTCGATATGGACAAGGACGGAACGCCAGTCAATGCACACCCGCTGACTGAGCGTGAGGCGCAGGCGCTTGCCAAGGCACTGGTAACCGACAAGCAGAAGCAGACCGCCTTTCTCAAATCCGAAGGCATCCTTGCAGCAAACATACTGCACATCATTCCAAGCCTTGACAGGGGCGCTGTGCTTTGGTACACCAAACCCCAAAAAAGAACCCTGCACTTTATAGAAAGCCTCGGCATTGCGGACGGCAGGGCTAGCCTGCCCGCCATGATATGGCAGGCGACAAGAAACGGTCTCAGGGTCTTTGCAGTTGTCGGAAACAGAAGACCTACAGAGAATACACCGCTATTTCACGCACCTCTTCTGAACATCTACGAGGATGGAAGGGTTTGCATGGGGTCGGTCAGCATCAGGATTAAGAACTCCGCCTCGCTTGAAGAATTTACAGGCGCTTGGGAGGATTATTTCTTCAACAGCTACTTCAGCCACCTTATGGGTAACAACAGTCCCGTAAAAGGCTGCTGCATAAGCCTGTGGAAAGACCTCATTGAATCAGGACGACCTTTCCCAAACGAAGTACTGAAAAAAAACAGCAGAACACTTAAAAGCCTTTTGCCATGAAAGCAGTAAAGACCAAAATGCATTTTGCAGACCCTTATCTCGTCAGCCCCACAAACCCGCTGACCGTAAACCTTATAGGCGCAGGCGGTACAGGCTCGAAAGTGCTGACCGCCCTCATGGAAATGAATTACAGCCTCGTGGCGCTCGGACATGCGGGACTGTCCGTCCGCCTTTGGGATGACGACCTGATAACCGATGCCAATCTCGGCAGACAGCGCTTCGCACCCTGCGAAACAGGCCTGTACAAATCCGCTGCCCTTATCAACCGTGCCAACCGCTTCATGGGTACGGACTGGAAAGCCGAAAGCGTAAAATTTGAAAAGGATGCGCTTGGAAGACCGCCAAAAAATGCGCAGGCAAACGTTTACATCACCTGCACGGACAGCGTGCAGTCCCGATTTGATGTTGCGGAAATCCTCGCCTCACTTCAACGAAACAGCGCGCAGAGGGACACTCCAAAATACTGGATGGATTTCGGCAACAGCCAGTATACGGGGCAGGTCGTACTGTCCACCATTTCGGAAATCAGACAGCCCGATTCCCAAATCTATCAAACCGTCCCTGCCCTGCCCTTTGTCACCGACGAATTCGGGGAACTGCTCAAAGAATCCGAAGCGCTTGACGGCACACCGAGCTGTTCGCTTGCCGAAAGCCTAGAAAAGCAGGATCTGTTTATCAACTCGGCTCTTGCGCAGTTGGGATGCTCGCTCCTTTGGAATCTGTTCCGTTTCGGGATGACCGAAAACAGGGGATTCTTCCTGAACCTCAAAAACTTCCAGTCCAATCCACTTAAGGTGTGATGACCCGCAGATGCGGGCGGCAAAAAGGGCTCCCTTCCTCTGGTCGGGTGCCTTTTTGCGTTTTGGCGGTGCATCCCTAATGCCAAAAGGCACAGAGCGCCCTTTTACCATAAGCGATGCGGGAAGCTTTCACAAGGGATCCCCTATCCCTTCAACTGTGCTGCGGGCTTCTTTTCTTTCCGCTCCGGCGTCCAAAGAAAAGATTCTGTGTTATTATCCAAATCTTTTTACAAATAACTTGCAGAAGTTTAGACTTTGATAATAGCATTAAAAAAAGCTAACTACAGATAATTATATTGAGTAATTTAGTAATAAAAATAATTTGAAAAAATCCGTAACCATAAAGAGTAAAATTGAATCTGCAGAACTGATAAAAGTTTCAACATTCAGAAAAGGCATCCGCAAAACAGAACCGCATAAACACAGCAGTTATTTTGAAATTATATATCTGTCGCAGGGAAGCGGTACGCACACTATTGATTATACACAATTCCCTATACTACCGCCAACTGTATTTTTTGTCCGAAAAGAACAAGTACATCATTGGGATATTGCCTCAGTACCTGAAGGTTATGTATTGCTCCTGAAAAAAGGATTTGTTGATAAATCGCTGGATAGTGAGCTGAAAAGAATTTTGTCTCAGGTAAGTGCATTAAGCTGCCTTCATCTTGAGCAGAACAATGCCATATCAATATTATTTCAGTTGCTTATTGATGAGAAAGATTTCAGTGTGACAGAAGGGATATTAAAGGCATTATTGGCAAAAATCATCAGTACTCCTGCATCTTTTCCTGTCAATAAACATAAGACCAATAACACTATCTTGTTATTTAGGGAGCTCCTCAATCAGACAGATGATTTAAAAAATAATGTTGCTCACTATGCCGGGCAATTAAACACGACGCCCCAAAATCTAAATGCTATCTGTAGAAAAGAGCTCAATCAGCCAGCGGCAGATGTTATAGCAGAATACATGATTAGTGAGGCAAAAAGATTATTGCTCTATACCGATAATACTGTTTCAGAAGTAGCGTATACTTTAAACTTTAATGACACTTCTCACTTTATAAAATATTTCAAGCGTCATACAGGTTCCACACCGCAGGTATTTCGCAGTCTTTAAGAGCTACCATATTATTTTCAAATATACCGTCATTATACAATTCATTGTATGAAGTTTGCAAGACAAACTAAAAACAGGGATATCATGAGGTATTTTTTAATTCTACTATCGTTAACGCTCTTTCCTGCCTGTAATCAAAAAATAGAAACAGCGCAAGGCAAATGGATAAAAGGTACGGAACAGGAGAAACTGGAAATCATAGAAAATCAGTTTCGGGGTTTTGATAACACAATGGTCGAAACTGGCTATCGCTACCAGGAATTATTTTGGGCGGGACAGGATGAAAATTGGGAATATGCGCATTATCAATTAGAGAAAATACAAAAAGCAATCGAAAACGGATTGGAGCGAAGACCTGAACGTTCGGAATCAGCAAAACATTTTCTAAATGTAACTCTTCCAGAAATGGGAAAAGCTCTTGTAAAAAGAGACACCGCTGTATTCAACAAAAATTTTCAAGTGCTTACCAATAGCTGTATAAGTTGCCATGCAATGGAAAGAGTTCCATTTTTTACTGTAAAAACTCCAACAGAAAGACAATCACCGATAAGAAGATAATGATAGAGTCTATAAAACAATTAGATATAGATATCCTGCTTTGGCTAAATGGCAGCCATAGTGAGTTTTGGGATAATGTAATGTGGTTTGCCAGTGAAAAATACACATGGCTCCCTTTTTATGGATTTTTGTTATCGATGTTGATTTGGAAATATCGAAAAGATGGGATTTTTATGATATTGCTGATAGTTTTACTGATCACTATAAGTGACCAGCTGGCTTCAGGAATATTCAAACCAATATTTGAAAGATTACGACCTAGCCACAATCCTGATTTAATAAATAAGCTGCACATTGTTAATAATTACAGAGGTGGAAAGTTTGGTTTCATATCATCCCATGCAGCCAATGTTTTTTCCTTGGTATTCTACCTGACGCTCGTAGCCCGGGACAAACTGAAATGGCTGCCTTTTGTTCTTATCCCCTGGGCAGTATTTGTCAGTCTTAGCAGGGTTTATCTTGGAGTGCATTATCCAGCAGATATTGTTGTTCCAGCCGTTCTGAGTATTCCTATTGCTTTGCTTGTGGCCCGAATTTACAATTTGTATAATCCGATTATAATAAAAAAATTCGCTTAATATGTTCAAAAAAATCATTAATACCGACAACTCAAAAACCACAATTATAATCCGCTTGATTGTTGGTGCAGTTTTCTTTTCTGAGGGAGTTCAAAAATTTTTATTTCCAGCCATTCGTGGTGCTGGCCGCTTTGAAAAAATCGGATTTCCATCACCTGATTTTTTGGGAAGTTTTGTTGGTTTTTTCGAAATCCTATGTGGAATTTTACTTTTAGTGGGTCTGCTAACCCGTTTAGCCAGTATTCCGTTAATCATAATAATGCTTGTTGCTTTCGCAACTACCAAAGCTGAAGTATTGTCAAATGAGGGCTTCTGGGAGCTACTTCATGGAAGCCGTACTGATTGGGCAATGCTTTTAGGAAGTATATTTCTCTTAGTTAAAGGTGGCGGTAATTGGTCTATTGATAAAATCTTAATGAGGCATGGGGCGTGATATTCGTATAAAAAAAATTGCCGAACTCTTTCTCAAACTGGGATTCATCGGTTTTGGAGGCCCAGCAGCACATATTGCAATGATGCAGCAGGAAGTTGTCGTCAAAAGAAAATGGATGAGCGAACAGCATTTCTTAGATTTATTGGGAGCAACCAATCTTATACCCGGTCCCAATAGTACTGAAATGGCGATACACATTGGCTACGACAAAGGGGGCTGGAAAGGACTGTTGGTTGCAGGCCTTTGTTTTATTTTACCAGCGGTTTTCATTAGTGGTATTTTTGCCTGGCTGTACAAACAATACGGACAGTTACCCGAAATACAGCCGTTTATTTACGGTATCAAACCCGCCATTATTGCCATCATTATCGGAGCAATTTTTCCATTAGCCAAAAAATCGATTAAGTCAATTTTATTAGCATTTATAGGTATCGCTGTATTGGTCTTGTCTTTATTCGGGATCGGGGAAATGTATTTAATGTTTGGTGCAGGCCTTTTCGCATTGGGTGTGTTTTATATTAAAGATCAAAAAAACATTACGTCGCAAAGTTTTATTCCTGTTCTTTTTTTTCAAATTGCAAACAATCAATTACTTTCAGAAACAAACACCAGATTATTTTGGGTGTTTTTAAAAATTGGTGCTATTCTCTACGGAAGCGGTTACGTTTTATTCGCTTTTTTAGATACGGAATTGGTAGCAAACGGATTACTTACACGACAGCAATTGATGGATGCTATTGCAGTTGGCCAATTCACTCCAGGTCCTGTTTTTTCATCAGTTACATTTATTGGTTATCAAATCAATGGAGTATCCGGGGCTGTTATCTCAACGATTGCTATTTTTCTTCCATCGTTTGTATTGGTAGCATTACTTAACCCTCTGATGAAAAAAATGAGAAATTCTAAGGGGTTGTCAGCTTCACTGGATGCTGTAAATATAGCATCTGTTGCCATTATTATTGCTGTTTGTTTAACAATGGGTAAAGAAACCATTACCGATTGGAAGACAATCAGCATAGCAATGATTAGTGCTATTATCGTTTTTAAATTCAAAATAATCAACAGTGCATTCATTGTCTTGGGTGGCGCACTGCTTGGCTATCTATTATATCAATTTTAATTTTATAATAATGTATTGAATATCTGACTTTCATAGGTATAAAAAGGCAATAGTATTTATAGGTAATAGCAAATAAACTAATACCTCTTCAAAGAATTTATGTGGTGAGATAACTTAACGATAAGTAACTCAACTCTCCATTACATAGCTATTGCTCCAGAAGGCAAAATTTGATATGCATATTCCGGATTATAATAAGAATTGTTTTTCCAGAGGATAAAAGTCAATTCTAATATTTTTCTTTGGATGGCAACAATAGCTTTCATTTTAATGCCATGCCTTGAAACCAATCTTAAAAAGATATCTCTGAACCTTTCATTGGTTCTAATCGCAGCCAGTGCCGGAAAGTGCAAGACTTTCCTTAAATTCCGATTACCCCGTTTGGATATACGTGGTTTGGATTTTACGGAGGTCCCAGATGTCTTTTCTCTTACATCTAATCCCGCATAACTGACCAGTTGCCTTTTATTTTTTATGAGTTCGAAACCGTTGGTTTCAGCGATAATGGTGACGGCAGTCAAATTTCCAACTCCAGGTATAGAAGATATTACTTTCATCTTTTCTACTAGTACCTCATCTCCTTTGATGAGTTTAGCAATTTCTTCCCGTATCTCCTTTTCCTGCGTATCAATCAAAGCTATTCTTTTGTTTGTTCTTTTAACTGACTTTTCACTTGATTTTGCAGAAGTACGTTCAGCATGCAATTGATTTTTTAACATGGTACGTTCCTGTACCAACTGCTCACGTTCCCGACAAAGCTGCCTCAAATCGTTGAATATTTTTAGAGGAGGTTGCCAAACTTCCAATTGCCTTTCCAGACCAAATCTGGCAATTGCTTGTGAGGCACTCTTGTCAGTAATCGTTCTTATATCAAGTGTTCTCACATAATTACTAATTTTGTTTGGTAAAACGATACTGACTTGTTTTTGAACACTGCATAGATAATAGGCTAAAGATTCATGGTAAACCCCTGTTGCTTCCATTACATAACGTACTTCCGTTGCGGTTAATGTTTGCTTATTAACCCACAATACAAGACTGGAAAATCCTTTTTTAGTATTGGGAAATACTTTGTAAGCATAAATTTCAATACTGATCTGCTCGTCCATCCGACCAAGTGACACAACTAATTCCTTTTGCGCAACATCAATTCCGACTGTCTGCTTTAATAATATCTTCATCTTATTTGGTTTAGGTAAGTGATAACCTTTTTTTATCTTTTCTCCTGAGTGGATATACTGGCTATACGACCTCAAATAGGAGTGTATTCCTTACATTCTGTTCAGATTCTAAAAGGTTAAAGAAGAGGAGGCAGTCTCTTTTCTTGAATATACCATAAAGGCTATTTAAAGCAAAATCTGCTCTCGCTCTTCTTCACTTAGATTATATTATACAAACATAGGAGAAGCAAAAGAAACCCCTTAAACACGCCTATTATTATTTCAATCCCATTCCGGCATTTTGTATATTTGGAATTATTCCATGCAAAATGAAAATAGATACAAAAGACCTTGTCAGAAAATCGGAGCGGTTTGCCCTTGATTTATCGCAGCAGATATCACAAATTAGGTTAAAACCATTTTTGGAAACCTCATTCCACTGCTCCGAATTCAGGGACAAAAAAGTGCTAAAAAACATCTCCACAAAATTGCCAAAAGCGGCTTTCCGTTGATCTATGTCTTTGAAATCAAATCTGCAGCCAAGGTAAAAACGCTGCTCAAGGCATTTGAAGCATATCATGCACTGAACCTTCTCAAAACAAAAAACGAGGACAGGGTAAATCTTTCCAAGTACAATAGGAAATCATCCTCGGTTCTTTATGTCGGAAGCTCGACAACCGATTTCAGAAAAAGGGTCAAAGACCATCTCGGAACCCAAAGCTCCCGCACCTATGCCATGCACCTCTGCAAATGGGACGGGGATCCGGATTACGAGGTGGCCATATCGGCCTATCAGGTAATTTCGCAAAGCGACCCGGCCGTCGAGCGCTTCATTGTGGAGATCCTGGAACAGCAGCTCTGGGACGTTCTCCAGCCCGTATTCGGCAAACGCAGCGGTCTGTAGACGCGGGAACAGCCTTAAAGCCGAACCTAAGACTACAGCACTTAAAACATTGCAAAACAATATCTTAAAATTTACAATAAAAATAAAAAACCGACCTATCTGGCCGGTTTTATTTTGTCCGCACGTTAAGGAATTTACGTTGGACATGCACTTCTATCCTGCACGGATTTCCTCTATGGATTATTCAGAAGACAGGCCTTCAGCAGGTCCGAATTTTTAATTTTTAGGGTCAGCTGCCTGCCGCCGTTTTTCTCGAATATCTCGATAAGGAGCAGCTTGCCGTCTGCGAGGGTGAAAAGGTCCAGCACATATATGTTATGCTCTGAGCCTCCAGCCTTGATCTGGTCAACCGGCCTGTAGATTCGCAGAGGCAATATGGCTGTCTGCTGTACCGCAGTTCGTCTGGCCTTCTTCCTGTCGGCTATCTTGAAACTGAGAAAATCAATCCTGTAAGGCACATTATTGCTGTTTCTCAGCTCGGTATGCAGATAGTATTTTCCCTCATGGACGTAGATCCCTTTCAGCCTGAATTCCACTCCGGCATTCCTTGTCCTTATATGCCTAACCGCACGCTTGTCCCTTTCATAGATGCGCTGCATCAGTGTTTCCACCATCAGCGGAGGACTTTGTCCCAGATTCTCAAAAAGGGCTCCCTCAGATCCAATGCTGCCAGACTTTCGTATGCTGTAGTTCAGGGTCTGCGGATTTGGATCATAATGCACATCAAAACTGTAAAAATGCCCGTCGATGGTCATGACCGAAAGATTGGTCTGCTGCTCAAAATCCCTTACAGCTGCCTTTACCCGCAGCACGTTATGGGCATCTTCCGCCTTTCCTGCCATAAGCAGTTCGCTTCCCAGATCCGCATAGCGGATTTCAGATGGGAAAATCAGGTGCGAAGTCTTGTCATAGGTTATGCCTAAACCGCAGGCCTTGATCTCGTCCATAACCGGCAGGCTGCTCTGCGGAAAGCACAGCTGGACGCAGAGAACTGCAAGCAGCGCCGTCCAGTATTTTTCATAATATCTTTTCATCTTTATATTCTTTTGATTGCTATTGTTTTTTCGAAACCAGAAAAAGCTGGTACCCAGCCTTAAGCATAACCTTGGGCGTTTTTACCTTTTTGGAGAAATAGCCGGAAATCCCCTGCAGGACGCCCCTGCTCAGATCGGCGGCAACCTGCTGTCCTGCCGACTGGGTCAGCATCAGGCTCGTTGCGGACTGCTGTCCCATATTGCCCGCCATCTGCCCGGCAGCCGTTCTCTCCTGCGAAAAAGGCACCGCAAGCCCCTGCTGCCCGTCCAGGTCAAAAACGTTTATATCCACAGCAGTAATGGTGCCGTTCAGCACCATGGAGCTGATCTTGAGCTGAAGGCGTCCGGTCTGCATCCTGGTCGTGGCCGTAAGCACCGTTCCCTTTGCGAGAGTGCCGCCGGCTACGCCGGCATCCTCCAGAAGACGAACCTTCACGGCGCTCCCGTCTATTACCGTCTGCGTCTGGTCCACGCAGGCCTTGATGCTGTTCCTGACAGGAACCTCCCCCTCTTTGGCATCCGCCGTGTAAAAAGATCGGGTATTCAGCAGCACGCCAGGTTCAGCATCCGCACCAGCTTCCGCCGTAGGGCGAAGAAATGATACTGCAGTTTTCCTCTGAGGCGCAGCTCCTGCAAAATATGGCGCATCTGCATTGGATGGCCTATTTGCACGTACAGACGAGTCAGCTCTCTGCAGCGGCTGGGCACCAGATGCAGAAGGCAGGTACTTGGCGGCCATCTGATACGACTTTTCCATGAGCGCCAGCTGTCCGTCGACCGTCACCGAAGGCGCGGCATCCCTCTGGGCAAGCTCCGATTTGAGCTCCGCAACCTCCCTGCGCAGCATATCGGCATCTCCGCCGCTGTCCTTGTAAAAGCTTCCAAGTTCTTTCTGCGCATTTCGGTACGTGATGAGTCCCGAATTTGATTCTCTGGATTCAAGTCTTCCCGGCGGCACTGGATGTTCAGCTGCGGGCTGCTCATTTCCTGTTACGCTGTCCTGTTTCCAGTAATCGGCCAGCGTGGTAAGCGCATTGCGCTTCTGCTCCTGCTTCTGCTCGAGCATCTCCTGCTCGTACGCTTTCTCCTTGTCGCCCTGCATTTCATTGTCCGCGGCCTGCGGAACGATGCTGTTGAGCCCTATTTCCTGCTTTCTTCCGCTGTCGGAGGAAGGCCTGAAAATTAGGTAGAGGCATCCCGCACAGACGATGCCCATCAGACCGAATATCAGAGGTTTCTTCAGCCTCTCCAGCCTGCCGGTTTTCACATCTTCCCGACCCATTTGATTTTCCGAAGCCGATTCCCTAATCATCACCCCTGATCTTTTCTCATTTGTTTTCATAAATTTCCTTTCTTTTTTTATTTTGGTTGAACTGCCTGATAGCGCTCTTTTTTTTGCCTATCCATTGGATTATCTATATGTCCGGTAACCGTGATGCGGCGGTTCTCTGACCTTTGCAGCCACACCTTGGTTATCACTGCTGCGGTCAGCAGTACATAGCCCCAAAAAAACAGCCGTATGAGCCGGTGCTGCCTTTCCAGAGGCATCCTGTCCCATCGCCTGTCAAAAGCCCCCGTCCACCTGTCCAGATTTTTTAAGATCTTCTTCATAATGTTTCTTCAGCGTTTAATAACTTCGATGTCCTTATTCTCCACCACCGCAAATTTTTCAATATTGAAGCCCTGAGGATTGTTGTCCGAGCGCACCGAGTTTACCAGAAGGCAGCTGGTCACAAGGCTTCGCTGGGTCACGTTGCTGGATCGGATGATGAATTCCCTCGCATAGGATCTGACCGGGTACGGATAGGATTCGAAACTGCACACCACGCTGTCAATCTCGATGCGCTGCTGAACATTCCCCGATATGATGCGGTTGTAATAGCCCTTCTCGGACAGGTCTTTGTAATAGTCGAAAGCGCTTTTGTCGGCAAGGCTGAAGGCGCGCTTCATATTGCTTTCAATGGCGTATTTGT
It encodes the following:
- a CDS encoding PRTRC system protein E, whose protein sequence is MNSNFFNHIRQMDIAGDLHLTIAKSTDGILVVSVMLQNEACGDNAKNIIPPLNLRGTAEELDSGFFQTITAPMQSASGLMTDMESFMKQLEQAKKHSVKEKEKADAEKKQHQAKDKKFSDAMAKAEELEKQGRFREAWMKVPEAAEFPDKADEIRRKRTSLSDRFSTPSLFEAEQEKPEPPKEALYPEHAEIHPDEEMSFEEQDYEQEEEEQDEYEY
- a CDS encoding PRTRC system protein C, coding for MLLATHLQRVFIIIEKGQQIRLSDPEPRWSVEAVLNFYAPTYPILTTSKISAPVIKDDMVEYRFETVMGTKG
- a CDS encoding PRTRC system protein B encodes the protein MNNAKDITSQLGVLYHPKSALVFYQSQSAERTVYVEHFDMDKDGTPVNAHPLTEREAQALAKALVTDKQKQTAFLKSEGILAANILHIIPSLDRGAVLWYTKPQKRTLHFIESLGIADGRASLPAMIWQATRNGLRVFAVVGNRRPTENTPLFHAPLLNIYEDGRVCMGSVSIRIKNSASLEEFTGAWEDYFFNSYFSHLMGNNSPVKGCCISLWKDLIESGRPFPNEVLKKNSRTLKSLLP
- a CDS encoding PRTRC system ThiF family protein, which produces MKAVKTKMHFADPYLVSPTNPLTVNLIGAGGTGSKVLTALMEMNYSLVALGHAGLSVRLWDDDLITDANLGRQRFAPCETGLYKSAALINRANRFMGTDWKAESVKFEKDALGRPPKNAQANVYITCTDSVQSRFDVAEILASLQRNSAQRDTPKYWMDFGNSQYTGQVVLSTISEIRQPDSQIYQTVPALPFVTDEFGELLKESEALDGTPSCSLAESLEKQDLFINSALAQLGCSLLWNLFRFGMTENRGFFLNLKNFQSNPLKV
- a CDS encoding AraC family transcriptional regulator, translated to MKKSVTIKSKIESAELIKVSTFRKGIRKTEPHKHSSYFEIIYLSQGSGTHTIDYTQFPILPPTVFFVRKEQVHHWDIASVPEGYVLLLKKGFVDKSLDSELKRILSQVSALSCLHLEQNNAISILFQLLIDEKDFSVTEGILKALLAKIISTPASFPVNKHKTNNTILLFRELLNQTDDLKNNVAHYAGQLNTTPQNLNAICRKELNQPAADVIAEYMISEAKRLLLYTDNTVSEVAYTLNFNDTSHFIKYFKRHTGSTPQVFRSL
- a CDS encoding phosphatase PAP2 family protein, coding for MIESIKQLDIDILLWLNGSHSEFWDNVMWFASEKYTWLPFYGFLLSMLIWKYRKDGIFMILLIVLLITISDQLASGIFKPIFERLRPSHNPDLINKLHIVNNYRGGKFGFISSHAANVFSLVFYLTLVARDKLKWLPFVLIPWAVFVSLSRVYLGVHYPADIVVPAVLSIPIALLVARIYNLYNPIIIKKFA
- a CDS encoding DoxX family protein produces the protein MFKKIINTDNSKTTIIIRLIVGAVFFSEGVQKFLFPAIRGAGRFEKIGFPSPDFLGSFVGFFEILCGILLLVGLLTRLASIPLIIIMLVAFATTKAEVLSNEGFWELLHGSRTDWAMLLGSIFLLVKGGGNWSIDKILMRHGA
- the chrA gene encoding chromate efflux transporter; this encodes MGRDIRIKKIAELFLKLGFIGFGGPAAHIAMMQQEVVVKRKWMSEQHFLDLLGATNLIPGPNSTEMAIHIGYDKGGWKGLLVAGLCFILPAVFISGIFAWLYKQYGQLPEIQPFIYGIKPAIIAIIIGAIFPLAKKSIKSILLAFIGIAVLVLSLFGIGEMYLMFGAGLFALGVFYIKDQKNITSQSFIPVLFFQIANNQLLSETNTRLFWVFLKIGAILYGSGYVLFAFLDTELVANGLLTRQQLMDAIAVGQFTPGPVFSSVTFIGYQINGVSGAVISTIAIFLPSFVLVALLNPLMKKMRNSKGLSASLDAVNIASVAIIIAVCLTMGKETITDWKTISIAMISAIIVFKFKIINSAFIVLGGALLGYLLYQF
- a CDS encoding IS110 family transposase, with the protein product MKILLKQTVGIDVAQKELVVSLGRMDEQISIEIYAYKVFPNTKKGFSSLVLWVNKQTLTATEVRYVMEATGVYHESLAYYLCSVQKQVSIVLPNKISNYVRTLDIRTITDKSASQAIARFGLERQLEVWQPPLKIFNDLRQLCREREQLVQERTMLKNQLHAERTSAKSSEKSVKRTNKRIALIDTQEKEIREEIAKLIKGDEVLVEKMKVISSIPGVGNLTAVTIIAETNGFELIKNKRQLVSYAGLDVREKTSGTSVKSKPRISKRGNRNLRKVLHFPALAAIRTNERFRDIFLRLVSRHGIKMKAIVAIQRKILELTFILWKNNSYYNPEYAYQILPSGAIAM
- the traN gene encoding conjugative transposon protein TraN encodes the protein MKRYYEKYWTALLAVLCVQLCFPQSSLPVMDEIKACGLGITYDKTSHLIFPSEIRYADLGSELLMAGKAEDAHNVLRVKAAVRDFEQQTNLSVMTIDGHFYSFDVHYDPNPQTLNYSIRKSGSIGSEGALFENLGQSPPLMVETLMQRIYERDKRAVRHIRTRNAGVEFRLKGIYVHEGKYYLHTELRNSNNVPYRIDFLSFKIADRKKARRTAVQQTAILPLRIYRPVDQIKAGGSEHNIYVLDLFTLADGKLLLIEIFEKNGGRQLTLKIKNSDLLKACLLNNP
- the traM gene encoding conjugative transposon protein TraM, with product MKTNEKRSGVMIRESASENQMGREDVKTGRLERLKKPLIFGLMGIVCAGCLYLIFRPSSDSGRKQEIGLNSIVPQAADNEMQGDKEKAYEQEMLEQKQEQKRNALTTLADYWKQDSVTGNEQPAAEHPVPPGRLESRESNSGLITYRNAQKELGSFYKDSGGDADMLRREVAELKSELAQRDAAPSVTVDGQLALMEKSYQMAAKYLPSASGAQPLQRADSSVRANRPSNADAPYFAGAAPQRKTAVSFLRPTAEAGADAEPGVLLNTRSFYTADAKEGEVPVRNSIKACVDQTQTVIDGSAVKVRLLEDAGVAGGTLAKGTVLTATTRMQTGRLQLKISSMVLNGTITAVDINVFDLDGQQGLAVPFSQERTAAGQMAGNMGQQSATSLMLTQSAGQQVAADLSRGVLQGISGYFSKKVKTPKVMLKAGYQLFLVSKKQ
- a CDS encoding nitrogen regulatory IIA protein — encoded protein: MKKILKNLDRWTGAFDRRWDRMPLERQHRLIRLFFWGYVLLTAAVITKVWLQRSENRRITVTGHIDNPMDRQKKERYQAVQPK